The Haloplanus salinarum genome includes a region encoding these proteins:
- a CDS encoding pyridoxal phosphate-dependent aminotransferase gives MTEFSPRVESISISGIREVFEAAGEDAINLGLGQPDFPAPDHARAAAVEAIEAGKADAYTGNKGIRPLREAIAAKHERDQGVAVDPDDVIATAGGSEALHLALEAHVDAGQKVLIPDPGFVSYDALTKLAGGKPVPVPLRDDLTLDPAAVEDAITDDTAMFVVNSPGNPTGAVSPAEDVREFARIADEHDVVCLSDEVYEHFVFDGDHHSPLAYADTDNVVVVNGCSKTYSMTGWRLGWVTTSTRRIERMLRVHQYVQACASAPAQYAAEAALSGPQDVVSEMRDTFRERRDLLLDRFEAMGVEVPTPKGAFYAMPKVPEGFVDACIERDVIVVPGDAFGANGAGHARISYANDAEVLREALDVMADVVADLR, from the coding sequence ATGACCGAGTTCTCCCCACGCGTCGAGTCGATATCCATCAGCGGCATCCGCGAGGTGTTCGAGGCGGCCGGCGAGGACGCGATCAACCTCGGCCTCGGCCAGCCGGACTTCCCGGCGCCGGACCACGCCCGCGCGGCGGCCGTCGAAGCCATCGAGGCCGGAAAGGCCGACGCCTACACGGGTAACAAGGGGATCCGCCCGCTCCGGGAGGCCATCGCCGCCAAGCACGAACGCGATCAGGGGGTAGCCGTCGACCCGGACGACGTCATCGCGACCGCGGGGGGAAGCGAGGCGCTCCACCTCGCGCTGGAGGCCCACGTCGACGCCGGCCAGAAAGTGCTCATCCCCGATCCGGGGTTCGTCTCCTACGACGCGCTGACGAAACTCGCGGGCGGCAAGCCGGTGCCGGTTCCCCTGCGCGACGACCTGACGTTGGATCCCGCCGCCGTCGAGGACGCCATCACCGACGACACCGCGATGTTCGTCGTCAACAGCCCCGGCAACCCGACCGGCGCGGTGTCGCCCGCGGAAGACGTCCGGGAGTTCGCCCGCATCGCCGACGAACACGACGTGGTCTGTCTCTCCGACGAGGTGTACGAACACTTCGTCTTCGACGGCGACCACCACTCGCCGCTCGCCTACGCCGACACCGACAACGTGGTCGTCGTCAACGGCTGTTCGAAGACCTACTCGATGACCGGGTGGCGACTCGGCTGGGTCACCACCTCCACCCGCCGGATCGAGCGGATGCTCCGCGTCCACCAGTACGTCCAGGCCTGCGCGTCGGCGCCGGCGCAGTACGCCGCCGAGGCGGCGCTCTCCGGCCCACAGGACGTCGTGAGCGAGATGCGCGACACCTTCCGGGAGCGGCGCGACCTCCTGCTCGACCGGTTCGAGGCGATGGGCGTCGAGGTGCCGACCCCGAAGGGCGCCTTCTACGCCATGCCGAAGGTGCCGGAGGGGTTCGTCGACGCCTGCATCGAACGGGACGTGATCGTCGTCCCCGGCGACGCCTTCGGCGCGAACGGCGCGGGCCACGCCCGCATCTCCTACGCCAACGACGCCGAGGTGCTCCGCGAGGCGCTCGACGTGATGGCCGACGTGGTGGCGGACCTGCGCTGA
- a CDS encoding redox-regulated ATPase YchF, translating into MLSLALAGKPNAGKSTFYQAATRAEVDVGNYPFTTIDANRGVTHARTDCPCLDRDERCGSERCRDGKRYVPVELFDVAGLVPGAHEGKGLGNQFLDELTDADAILNVVDASGGTNAEGEPVEVGTYDPVEEVDFVEREMDQWLAGIVDRNWEGVERKSRSPDFDIDEVLTDMLTGFGATVADVAGSLRALDYPEDPIQWTDEHRAALAREVRARTKPLVVVANKADVAPAENLERLRATDKPVIPATAEGELALRTASDADAVDYDPGDPDFEVVGDVSDAQREGLERIREVMAEHGGTGVQAAIDAAVYDLLDRITVFPVQNETRWTDGAGNVLPDAVLLPRGATPPDLAYAIHTDIGEGYLHAVDARSDRRIGEDHELSEGDVIKIVSTAN; encoded by the coding sequence ATGCTCTCTCTCGCGCTCGCGGGCAAGCCCAACGCGGGCAAGTCCACGTTCTATCAGGCCGCCACCCGCGCGGAGGTGGACGTGGGGAACTACCCCTTCACGACCATCGACGCCAACCGCGGGGTGACCCACGCCCGCACCGACTGCCCCTGTCTCGACCGCGACGAGCGCTGTGGCAGCGAGCGCTGTCGCGACGGCAAGCGCTACGTGCCCGTCGAACTCTTCGACGTGGCCGGTCTCGTCCCCGGCGCCCACGAGGGGAAGGGGCTGGGCAACCAGTTCCTCGACGAACTCACGGACGCCGACGCCATCCTCAACGTGGTCGACGCCTCGGGCGGGACGAACGCCGAGGGCGAACCCGTCGAGGTCGGCACCTACGACCCCGTCGAGGAGGTCGACTTCGTCGAACGCGAGATGGACCAGTGGCTCGCGGGCATCGTCGACCGCAACTGGGAGGGCGTCGAGCGCAAGTCCCGCTCGCCCGACTTCGACATCGACGAGGTCCTCACCGACATGCTCACCGGTTTCGGGGCGACGGTGGCGGACGTGGCCGGAAGCCTCCGGGCGCTCGACTACCCAGAGGACCCGATCCAGTGGACCGACGAGCACCGGGCCGCGCTCGCACGCGAGGTCCGCGCCCGCACCAAGCCGCTGGTGGTCGTCGCCAACAAGGCCGACGTCGCGCCTGCGGAGAATCTCGAGCGGCTGCGCGCCACCGACAAGCCGGTGATCCCGGCGACGGCCGAGGGCGAACTCGCCCTCCGGACCGCGAGCGACGCGGACGCCGTCGACTACGACCCCGGCGACCCCGACTTCGAGGTGGTCGGCGACGTGAGCGACGCCCAGCGCGAGGGGCTCGAACGCATCCGTGAGGTGATGGCGGAACACGGCGGCACCGGGGTCCAGGCCGCCATCGACGCCGCCGTCTACGACTTGCTCGACCGGATCACCGTCTTCCCCGTGCAAAACGAGACGCGGTGGACAGACGGCGCCGGCAACGTCCTTCCGGACGCCGTCCTGCTCCCGCGGGGGGCGACCCCGCCGGACCTCGCCTACGCCATCCACACCGATATCGGCGAGGGCTACCTCCACGCGGTCGACGCGCGCTCCGACCGGCGGATCGGCGAGGACCACGAACTCTCGGAGGGGGACGTGATCAAAATCGTCAGCACCGCGAACTGA
- a CDS encoding type II toxin-antitoxin system VapC family toxin: MSVLVDTGVFFAHHDTDAERHGAAVDAFDDLLDGVYGQPYTNDYVFDETVTLTRARTGSFEAADTVAKRILGEGSFPQAVEMRHVEPDDVRASLAVFRRYDDHDLSFTDATVVAQCESRGIDAVLSFDTDFDGLVDRIEPGG; the protein is encoded by the coding sequence ATGAGCGTCCTCGTCGACACGGGCGTGTTCTTCGCGCATCACGATACGGATGCGGAGCGTCACGGGGCAGCCGTCGATGCGTTCGACGACCTGCTCGACGGGGTCTACGGCCAACCGTACACGAACGACTACGTCTTCGACGAAACCGTGACACTCACACGGGCCCGAACGGGATCGTTCGAGGCGGCGGACACCGTCGCCAAGCGAATCCTCGGCGAGGGATCGTTTCCACAGGCCGTCGAGATGCGACACGTCGAACCGGACGACGTTCGGGCGTCGCTCGCGGTCTTTCGTCGGTACGACGATCACGACTTGAGTTTCACCGACGCGACCGTCGTCGCGCAGTGTGAGTCGCGGGGTATCGACGCCGTGCTGAGCTTCGACACGGATTTCGACGGACTCGTCGATCGTATCGAACCGGGAGGTTGA
- a CDS encoding polymer-forming cytoskeletal protein — protein MSLGRDPLDALEIPDGTTVEEHDLVTDGDVIVGGQSTVEFGVRGRNVVAGERARFGGDIEAEGNCRLDMWCDVAGNVLVGDDAYLGERVHVGGQLMVSGDLDIGDDVEIDEGFEANGWIVIRNPVPTLVFYFIVLSQLLRVGEQGAAEEIAEALSGDAPEDPLVIPRGSEVSDDAWQVSTPARVGDDCRLHGNLRAESIDVGADNNVFGSLRARGDVTVAEGTRIHGDVTTRGGTVRLDPDVRVLGDVSCTDLELHEDAVVDGAIRSRGEMRIVRPEAEREIE, from the coding sequence GTGTCACTCGGGAGGGATCCGCTCGACGCGCTCGAGATCCCCGACGGGACCACCGTCGAGGAACACGACCTCGTGACCGACGGCGACGTGATCGTCGGCGGTCAGAGCACCGTCGAGTTCGGCGTCCGCGGGCGGAACGTGGTCGCCGGCGAGCGGGCCCGCTTCGGCGGCGACATCGAAGCCGAGGGGAACTGTCGGCTCGACATGTGGTGTGACGTGGCCGGTAACGTCCTCGTCGGCGACGACGCCTACCTCGGCGAGCGCGTCCACGTCGGCGGTCAGCTCATGGTCTCGGGCGACCTCGACATCGGCGACGACGTGGAGATCGACGAGGGGTTCGAGGCCAACGGCTGGATCGTCATCCGGAACCCCGTCCCGACGCTCGTCTTCTACTTCATCGTCCTCTCGCAGTTGCTCCGGGTGGGCGAACAGGGCGCCGCCGAGGAGATCGCGGAGGCGCTCTCGGGGGATGCCCCCGAGGATCCGCTGGTGATCCCCCGCGGGAGCGAAGTCTCGGACGACGCTTGGCAGGTCTCGACGCCCGCCCGCGTCGGCGACGACTGCCGCCTCCACGGCAACCTCCGCGCGGAGTCCATCGACGTCGGCGCCGACAACAACGTCTTCGGCAGCCTGCGCGCCCGCGGCGACGTGACCGTCGCCGAGGGGACCCGCATCCACGGCGACGTGACGACCCGCGGCGGGACGGTCCGGCTCGACCCCGACGTGCGCGTCCTCGGCGACGTCTCCTGTACCGACCTCGAACTCCACGAGGACGCCGTCGTCGATGGGGCGATCCGCTCGCGCGGCGAGATGCGGATCGTTCGGCCGGAGGCGGAACGGGAAATCGAGTGA
- a CDS encoding DUF5800 family protein: MTTLSFDDGGVDVVYEGTEFRLEKALIEDAVGKTYPDVTDHEVLKMVEKEPSLTGEPRRIGDIVNQ, from the coding sequence ATGACCACGCTCTCCTTCGACGACGGCGGCGTCGACGTCGTCTACGAGGGAACCGAGTTCCGACTGGAGAAGGCGCTGATCGAGGACGCCGTCGGGAAGACCTACCCCGACGTGACCGACCACGAGGTGCTGAAGATGGTGGAGAAAGAGCCGTCGCTGACGGGCGAACCGCGGCGGATCGGCGACATCGTGAACCAGTAG
- a CDS encoding dolichyl-phosphate hexose transferase, whose protein sequence is MSDYTFDDVAVVMGTYNEEEAIGSVLADIDRVTDGRAEVVCVDGSSDRTPEIARGMGARVIEQEPRGYGVAVREAVLTPDRPVVVTTDCDDTYPMERLPDFLDRINEGYDVVSGDRISPRPETMPALNRLGNRAFAGLASLILGRRLHDVTTGMRAYRRDLLHRIEWTENTGLSAELLMRPVARGYRVTEVPIDYDERAGETKLDPFRGGAAIAKSILRVGFAERFDRRLDPTSETVERVDTSSSD, encoded by the coding sequence ATGAGCGACTACACCTTCGACGACGTGGCCGTCGTCATGGGGACCTACAACGAGGAGGAGGCGATCGGGAGCGTGCTGGCGGACATCGACCGCGTCACGGACGGCCGGGCGGAGGTCGTCTGTGTCGACGGATCGAGCGATCGGACGCCCGAGATCGCCCGCGGCATGGGCGCTCGCGTGATCGAACAGGAGCCACGGGGGTACGGCGTCGCCGTGCGCGAGGCGGTGCTGACGCCGGATCGACCGGTGGTGGTCACCACCGACTGCGACGACACCTACCCGATGGAGCGACTGCCGGACTTCCTCGACCGGATCAACGAGGGCTACGACGTGGTCAGCGGCGACCGCATCTCGCCCCGTCCGGAGACGATGCCGGCGCTGAACCGCCTGGGCAACCGCGCGTTCGCGGGGCTCGCCAGTCTCATCCTCGGTCGGCGCCTCCACGACGTGACGACGGGGATGCGCGCCTACCGCCGCGACCTCCTCCACCGGATCGAGTGGACGGAGAACACGGGCCTGTCGGCGGAACTGCTGATGCGGCCCGTCGCCCGGGGCTACCGCGTGACCGAGGTGCCCATCGACTACGACGAGCGGGCGGGCGAGACGAAACTCGACCCGTTCCGGGGCGGCGCCGCCATCGCCAAGTCCATCCTGCGTGTCGGGTTCGCCGAGCGGTTCGACCGCCGTCTCGACCCCACCTCCGAGACGGTCGAGCGCGTCGACACCTCCAGTAGCGATTGA
- a CDS encoding ribonuclease H-like domain-containing protein, producing MRIENSFIPIRGVGETTERRLWEAGITHWEAFDGSVVGPKTAERIESFVDVATDHLRRGDARFFDESFPSGERWRLYENFRDDALFFDIETTGLDAARNDVTTVSCYRGGDVETLVRGDDLTAGALRERFADAPLLVSFNGARFDVPFLEESFDLSIEAPHFDLMYPCRRLDLTGGLKRIESEVGIDRDRPDLSGEDAVRLWREYERGDEAALDELVSYNREDTENLERLADHVTARLHETVCPDAATF from the coding sequence GTGCGCATCGAGAACAGCTTCATCCCGATCCGTGGCGTGGGTGAGACGACCGAGCGCCGCCTCTGGGAGGCGGGAATCACCCACTGGGAGGCGTTCGACGGCTCCGTCGTCGGCCCGAAGACGGCCGAACGCATCGAGTCCTTCGTCGACGTGGCGACCGACCACCTCCGCCGCGGCGACGCCCGCTTTTTCGACGAGTCGTTCCCCTCCGGCGAGCGCTGGCGCCTCTACGAGAACTTCCGGGACGACGCCCTCTTTTTCGACATCGAGACCACCGGCCTCGACGCCGCCCGCAACGACGTGACGACCGTGAGCTGTTACCGCGGCGGCGACGTCGAGACGCTCGTCCGCGGCGACGACCTCACCGCCGGCGCGCTCCGCGAGCGGTTCGCCGACGCGCCGCTTCTCGTCTCGTTCAACGGCGCCCGCTTCGACGTCCCCTTCCTCGAGGAGTCCTTCGACCTCTCCATCGAGGCGCCCCACTTCGATCTCATGTACCCCTGTCGTCGTCTGGACCTGACCGGCGGTCTCAAGCGCATCGAGAGCGAGGTCGGCATCGACCGCGACCGTCCGGACCTCTCCGGGGAGGACGCCGTCCGCCTCTGGCGCGAGTACGAACGCGGCGACGAGGCCGCCCTCGACGAACTGGTCTCCTACAACCGCGAGGACACCGAGAACCTCGAACGCCTCGCCGACCACGTGACCGCTCGCCTCCACGAGACCGTCTGCCCCGACGCCGCGACGTTTTAG
- a CDS encoding XdhC family protein — MSADDLVPDDEWSAPEADVMASIRRGIDAEGTPILATIVGVEGSAYRGPGAKMLVAGDTGLGSITAGCLEDVMLDLAAEVRADGRPRVEQFDLTGDDDVWGLGVGCNGVIDVLLEPLDGSLRPALDAYDEGRESLVYTVVDADHSAAPVGARTVAVGDDPTPADPPEWFGDDLAAAARECRRAGDSKTVECPRPDGRIAVFVDHVTPPADLVVFGTGHDVRPVTELARRADFRVTVAGFRGADATDERFPAAHTVRSLSPAQIRSKLDLDSDTYAVVMTHNFVDDAIAVGELLESDVPYVGLMGPAERFEEIAAEWREEGREPSEAALQRLYTPVGLDLGGGTPYQIAHSIVAELLAVRYGRTPTHLRAGESLERRLRP; from the coding sequence GTGAGCGCTGACGACCTCGTGCCGGACGACGAGTGGAGCGCACCCGAGGCGGACGTGATGGCGTCGATCCGCCGCGGTATCGACGCCGAGGGGACCCCGATCCTCGCGACCATCGTCGGCGTCGAGGGGAGCGCGTACCGCGGACCGGGCGCGAAGATGCTGGTGGCCGGCGACACCGGTCTGGGGAGCATCACCGCCGGCTGTCTGGAGGACGTGATGCTCGACCTCGCGGCGGAGGTCCGTGCGGATGGACGTCCCCGCGTCGAGCAGTTCGACCTGACGGGCGACGACGACGTGTGGGGACTCGGCGTCGGCTGCAACGGCGTCATCGACGTGTTGCTCGAACCGCTCGACGGGTCGCTCCGCCCTGCACTCGACGCGTACGACGAGGGGCGGGAGTCGCTCGTCTACACCGTCGTCGACGCCGATCACTCCGCGGCCCCGGTCGGGGCGCGTACGGTCGCCGTCGGCGACGATCCGACGCCCGCCGATCCCCCCGAGTGGTTCGGCGACGACCTCGCGGCGGCCGCCCGCGAGTGCCGCCGTGCCGGCGACTCGAAGACGGTCGAGTGTCCGCGACCGGACGGACGGATCGCGGTGTTCGTCGACCACGTCACGCCCCCCGCCGACCTCGTCGTCTTCGGGACCGGCCACGACGTCCGGCCGGTCACCGAACTCGCCCGCCGGGCCGACTTCCGAGTCACCGTCGCGGGCTTCCGGGGTGCCGACGCGACGGACGAGCGCTTCCCCGCCGCCCACACCGTCCGGTCGCTCTCCCCCGCGCAGATCCGCTCGAAACTCGACCTCGACTCGGACACGTACGCCGTCGTGATGACGCACAACTTCGTCGACGACGCCATCGCGGTCGGCGAACTCCTGGAGAGTGACGTCCCGTACGTGGGACTGATGGGACCGGCCGAGCGCTTCGAGGAGATCGCCGCCGAGTGGCGCGAGGAGGGGCGCGAGCCGTCCGAGGCGGCGCTCCAGCGCCTCTACACTCCCGTCGGGCTCGACCTCGGCGGCGGCACGCCGTACCAGATCGCTCACAGCATCGTCGCCGAACTGCTGGCGGTCCGGTACGGGCGAACGCCGACGCACCTCCGGGCCGGCGAGTCGCTCGAACGTCGGCTGCGGCCATGA
- a CDS encoding VWA domain-containing protein — protein MPPDPDPDAGDDLPPSDPTVRVRSALVRFVGALRTEGVEVPADGSLVAAEALAAVGLDDRSRARTALRAALVSRPGDVATFDRLFDRFWRRVTDATDDRPGGVDTASLDGGFASDVAGDDAVDRETDDAAGGDGPQSVASRRLGDVDAPVREDDAATRARYSPTGSSARVDTESLGASAIADPTPAVRALTDALASLPGRRRASASDGRPDVRRAMRRTHATGGVVMEVPRLARRSDAVRGLVLVDVSRSVLDTVDREFLVCVLRALTDEWRTVRTFLFDTDVTEVTAALRAESPDATLREFDRLEAAWGGGTRIGHALTTIRDHAPDAVDRETVVLVVSDGLETGDLSSLEDGMTWLDRRARRVFWLNPLAASTAYEPTCRGMVTARPHVDGVFAFAEPADLFDLARQLRHRQRPVGYEHDWRRTDR, from the coding sequence GTGCCCCCGGATCCCGACCCCGACGCCGGCGACGATCTTCCCCCCTCCGATCCCACCGTGCGCGTCCGGTCCGCGCTGGTCCGCTTCGTCGGCGCCCTCCGGACCGAGGGCGTCGAGGTGCCGGCCGACGGGTCGCTCGTCGCCGCCGAGGCGCTCGCCGCCGTCGGTCTCGACGACCGGAGCAGGGCGCGGACGGCGCTCCGTGCGGCGCTCGTCTCCCGCCCCGGGGACGTGGCGACGTTCGACCGCCTCTTCGATCGGTTCTGGCGCCGGGTCACGGACGCGACCGACGACCGGCCGGGCGGCGTCGACACCGCGTCGCTGGACGGGGGGTTCGCGTCGGACGTGGCCGGCGACGACGCCGTCGACCGCGAGACCGACGACGCGGCCGGGGGCGACGGCCCGCAGTCGGTCGCGTCCCGGCGGCTCGGTGACGTGGACGCACCCGTCCGGGAGGACGACGCGGCGACGCGCGCCCGGTACAGCCCGACCGGATCGTCGGCTCGCGTCGACACCGAGTCGCTGGGCGCGAGCGCCATCGCCGATCCGACGCCGGCGGTGCGGGCGCTCACCGACGCGCTGGCCAGCCTGCCCGGCCGCCGACGGGCGTCGGCGTCCGACGGCCGACCGGACGTGCGCCGGGCGATGCGACGGACACACGCCACCGGGGGCGTGGTGATGGAGGTGCCACGGCTGGCACGACGATCCGACGCCGTCCGTGGACTGGTCCTCGTCGACGTGAGCCGGTCGGTCCTCGATACGGTCGACCGCGAGTTCCTGGTGTGCGTGCTCCGCGCGCTGACCGACGAGTGGCGCACCGTCCGCACCTTCCTCTTCGACACCGACGTGACCGAGGTGACGGCGGCGTTGCGGGCCGAGTCGCCCGACGCGACGCTCCGGGAGTTCGACCGGCTCGAAGCCGCGTGGGGCGGTGGCACCCGCATCGGGCACGCGCTGACGACGATCCGTGACCACGCTCCGGACGCCGTCGACCGCGAGACGGTCGTCCTCGTCGTCAGCGACGGCCTCGAAACCGGGGACCTCTCCAGTCTGGAGGACGGGATGACGTGGCTCGACCGCCGGGCGCGGCGCGTGTTCTGGCTCAACCCGCTCGCGGCCTCGACGGCCTACGAGCCGACGTGCCGGGGGATGGTGACGGCTCGTCCACACGTCGACGGGGTGTTCGCGTTCGCGGAACCGGCCGACCTGTTCGATCTGGCACGACAGCTTCGACACCGACAGCGGCCAGTCGGCTACGAACACGACTGGCGACGAACCGACCGATGA
- a CDS encoding AAA family ATPase has product MTDAIHDDFETLTSERLQSLFDASDYVAEDEITTTVLLALKLGRPLLVEGEPGAGKTELAKVLAEGFDTDLVRLQCYEGLAAESALYEWNYTKQLLAVQSGREGDEGSVFTEEYLLERPLLRALRHDGERPPVLLIDEVDRADEEFEALLLEVLSDFQVSIPELGTVAADTPPVVVITSNRTRGLSDALKRRCLYLHVEPPSFEKERAIVRRKVPELDDAVVAAVCGVTERLRQESLLKPPGVAETLDWARALTALDGVAVDGDDGEAPADDDRPLTETDVRTTLGCLLKEAEDVERIDDETMSALLAAAETPHE; this is encoded by the coding sequence ATGACGGACGCCATCCACGACGACTTCGAGACGCTGACGAGCGAGCGACTGCAGTCGCTGTTCGACGCTAGCGACTACGTCGCCGAGGACGAGATCACGACGACGGTGTTGCTCGCGCTGAAACTCGGTCGCCCGCTCCTCGTCGAGGGGGAACCCGGCGCCGGCAAGACGGAACTCGCCAAGGTGCTGGCCGAGGGCTTCGACACCGACCTCGTTCGGCTCCAGTGTTACGAGGGGCTGGCGGCCGAGAGCGCCCTGTACGAGTGGAACTACACCAAGCAACTGCTCGCGGTGCAGTCCGGCCGGGAGGGCGACGAGGGGTCGGTGTTCACCGAGGAGTACCTGCTGGAGCGGCCGCTCCTCCGTGCCCTCCGCCACGACGGCGAGCGCCCGCCCGTGCTGTTGATCGACGAGGTCGACCGGGCCGACGAGGAGTTCGAAGCGCTGTTGCTGGAGGTGCTCTCGGATTTCCAGGTGTCGATCCCCGAACTGGGGACGGTCGCCGCCGACACGCCGCCCGTCGTCGTCATCACGTCCAACCGGACGCGTGGACTGAGCGACGCGCTCAAGCGTCGCTGTCTGTACCTCCACGTCGAACCGCCGTCGTTCGAGAAAGAGCGGGCCATCGTCCGGCGGAAGGTGCCGGAACTGGACGACGCCGTCGTCGCCGCGGTCTGTGGCGTCACCGAACGCCTCCGGCAGGAGTCGCTCCTGAAACCCCCGGGCGTCGCCGAGACGCTCGACTGGGCGCGGGCGCTCACCGCGCTCGACGGCGTGGCGGTCGACGGCGACGACGGTGAGGCCCCCGCTGACGACGACCGCCCTCTCACGGAGACCGACGTCCGGACCACCCTCGGCTGTCTCCTGAAGGAGGCCGAGGACGTCGAACGGATCGACGACGAAACCATGTCGGCCCTCCTCGCCGCGGCCGAGACGCCCCACGAGTGA
- a CDS encoding FAD binding domain-containing protein, with the protein MFPDEFDYERPETVEEAIDLLTENPEAEILAGGHSLLPTMKSGLASPDLLVDIGRIDAMRGIDHGGGTVSIGGLTNYATIDESDAVRENVEVFAEAAHAVGDVQVRNRGTVGGNLAHADPASDLPAAALAADATMVVQGPDGERRVDADDFFLGMYATDVGEDELLTRVEFPARPEAAGAYAKKPSPSSGYAMVGVAVSLTVDAGLVEDVGVAANGIMDHGVRLDPVEDALAGTNPDEETVAAAAANATEDLEEMMMMDDLQASAEFRAQLLETYVERAIEDAATGTGLVAGPP; encoded by the coding sequence ATGTTCCCCGACGAGTTCGACTACGAACGGCCGGAGACGGTCGAGGAAGCGATCGACCTGCTGACCGAGAACCCCGAGGCGGAAATCCTCGCCGGCGGACACAGCCTCCTGCCGACGATGAAGTCGGGGCTGGCGAGTCCCGACCTCCTCGTCGACATCGGTCGCATCGACGCCATGCGCGGGATCGACCACGGGGGCGGAACCGTCTCGATCGGCGGCCTCACGAACTACGCGACGATCGACGAGTCCGACGCGGTGCGGGAGAACGTCGAAGTGTTCGCGGAGGCGGCCCACGCGGTCGGCGACGTACAGGTGCGCAACCGTGGCACCGTCGGCGGGAACCTCGCCCACGCCGACCCCGCCTCGGACCTGCCGGCGGCGGCGTTGGCGGCCGACGCGACGATGGTCGTGCAGGGTCCCGACGGCGAACGCCGGGTCGATGCCGACGACTTCTTCCTCGGGATGTACGCCACCGACGTCGGCGAGGACGAACTCCTCACGCGCGTCGAGTTCCCGGCCCGTCCCGAAGCGGCCGGCGCGTACGCGAAGAAGCCGAGTCCGTCATCGGGGTACGCCATGGTCGGCGTCGCCGTCTCGCTGACGGTCGACGCCGGTCTCGTCGAGGACGTCGGCGTCGCCGCCAACGGGATCATGGACCACGGCGTCCGCCTCGATCCCGTCGAGGACGCCCTCGCGGGGACGAACCCGGACGAGGAGACGGTCGCCGCGGCCGCCGCGAACGCGACCGAGGACCTCGAGGAGATGATGATGATGGACGACCTCCAGGCGTCGGCCGAGTTCCGGGCGCAGTTGCTCGAAACCTACGTCGAACGAGCGATCGAGGACGCGGCGACGGGGACCGGCCTCGTCGCCGGGCCGCCGTAA